DNA from Rhizobacter sp. J219:
CCGCGCGCCTCACGCAGTCGAGCCTGGAGAGCCAGACCAAGCTCACCAACACCGCGCTGCTCGCCGCCGCCACCCCGCCCAGCCGGCCGGCATCGCCCAACCTGATGCTGAACTCGCTGCTCGGCGTGTTCGTCGGGTTCATGTTCGCCATCGCCTTTGCGCTGCTGCGCGAGCTGCGCGACCGCCGCCTGCGCAGCGTGCACGACGCGGTGCAGGTGCTCGGCCTGCCGGTGCTGGGTCACCTGCCCGGCCCGATGAAGAAACCCCTGCTCGGCCGCCAGCGCCTGGTGATGCCGCAGCAGGTCATGGCCCGTCTGCCGCGGGTGCGACGCCAGGAGGCCGCCGCGGCAGCTGCAGGAGAGCGTTCATGAGAATCGAAGCACGCACGGAGGAGCCGCGTTTCGACGCGTCGGAGTCGATCTGGGGGGCCGATGCTGACGTCGTCGTCACCGACCGACCGATCGGCAGCATCCTCACCGAGACGAAGCGGCTGCCCGCCGGCCAGGTCGACAAGGTGCTCGAGTACCAGCGCCGCAAGGGCCTGCGCTTCGGCGAGGCGGCGGTGGCGCTCAAGCTCATCACCGAAGACGACGTGCTGTATGCGCTGTCGCAGCAGTTCCACTACCCGTACGCGCCGCACACCCGGCGCGACCTCTCCGGCGAGCTGGTGGCGGCGATGCAGCCCTTCAGCGACCAGGCCGAAGCCTTCCGGGCGCTGCGCAGCCAGCTGATGATGCGCATGTTCATGCCCGGTGCCGCGCCCCGTGCGCTGGCCATCGTGAGCCCCGAGAAAGGCGACGGCAAGACCTTCTTCGCGGCCAACCTCGCCATCGCGATGGCGCAGCTCGGCGGGCGCACGCTCCTGATCGACGCCAACCTGCGTGGCCCGCGCATCCACCAGCTCTTCTCCATCGACGAGAAGGCGGGTCTGTCGGGCGTGCTGAGCGGTCGGGTGCAGGCCAACGTGATCCACCAGATCGCCGACCTCAACACTCTCTTCGTGCTGCCAGTGGGTGTGGCGCCGCCCAACCCGCTTGAACTGGTGGAGCGGCCGGCCTTCAGCCGCCTGCTGTCGGAGCTGCTCGGCAAGTTCGACCATGTGATCGTCGACACGCCGGCCTCGCAGCGCGGGTCGGACGCCGGCGTGATCGCGGCGCGCTGCGGTGCGGCGCTCGTCATCGCGCGGCGTCACCAGAGCCGGCTGGGCGCACTGCACCAGCTCGTCAGCCGCTTGAAGGACAGCCCCGCGCAGCTCGCCGGTGTGGTCATCAACGAGTACTGAAGAGATGACAGCCCCCCAGTCGTTTCACTCCTGCCCCCAAGGGGCGCCGTCCGGCTTGGGGCGGCCCGGCGCCGGACATTGACGCGCATCATGTCTTCGCTCGGTCACGCCCGCCACCACCCCGGTGCTCTTTCGAGCACCTGGGATGAACCGCCCGAGTTCACGGCGCGCACCGCGAGCCGCGCTGTCGCGGGGGTGTTGCTCGTCGGCCTGCTGGCGCTCTACGTGCCCACGATGCTGAGGCTGATCGACCAGGTGTGGTCGACCGCCGAGCAGGGCCACGGCCCGCTGATCCTCGCGCTGTGTGCGTGGATGGCCTGGCAGCGCCGCGCCCGGCTGGCCGCGCTGCCCGACACGCCCAACCGCTGGCTGGGTGGGCCGCTGCTGCTGGCGTCGCTTGCCGCCTATGTGCTGGGCCATTCGCAGGGCATCCTCGGTCTCGAGGCCGCGTCGCAGATCGGTGTGCTGGCGGCGCTGCTGCTGTGTTTCAAGGGCTGGGCCGGTGTGCGGGTGATGGCCTTGCCGCTCGCGTTCATGGCCTTCACCGTGCCGCTGCCGGGCATCTTCGTGCAGACGATCACCATGCCGCTCAAGGTGGCCGTCTCGGCCTGCGCCGAGTGGTTGCTGCACCTCGTGGGCTACCCGGTCGGGCGCATGGGCGTGGTGCTGGTGATCGGCCAGTACCAGCTGCTGGTGGCCGACGCCTGCGCCGGGCTCAACTCGATGTTCACGCTCGAAGCGCTCGGCTTCCTGTGGATGAGCCTGCGACCGCGCAGCACCGCGGCGCGCGACGCGCTGCTCGCGCTCGTGATCCTGCCGATCTCGTTCGCGGCCAACGTGGTGCGGGTGATGGTGCTGGTGCTCGTCACCTACCACTTTGGCGATGCGGCGGGGCAGGGCTTCGCGCACGACTTCTCGGGCATCGTGCTCTTCGTCGCGGCGGTGCTGATGATGATCGTGGCCGAGTCGGTGATCCGACAGCCGGCGGCGGGGCGCGGGCCGAGCGCCGGGCCGCTCCCACGCCGGCCGGCAGTCCCCTCGGGCGAGGGCCTGTCATGAGGCAGCGTATGCCATTGCTGCGCGCGATCTGGCTCCTGGCGGCGATGCTGCTGGCGGTAGGGCTCGCGCAGGCCCTGAAGCCGGAGCGCCTGGTCGCCGACCGGCTGGCGCCGATCGACCTCAAAGCGCAGGTGCCGCAGGAGTTCTCGGGCTGGCGCATCGACCCCGACACCGCCCCCGTGCTGCCTGACCCCACGCTGCAGCAGCGCCTCGACTCGGTGTACGACCAGACCCTTGCGCGCACCTATGTGAATGCGCAGGGCGAGCGGGTGATGCTCACCATCGCCTATGGCCGCGACCAGAAGCTCTCGGAGGCGACCGCGGTGCACCGCCCCGAGTTCTGCTATGGCGCGCAGGGCTTCGACATCCGGGGCGCCGGTCTTAGCCAGGTGGCGCTGCCCGCCGGCCAGGTCAAGGTGCAGCGCCTCGTGGGCCGGCTCGGGCCGCGCGTGGAGCCCATCAGCTACTGGGTGACGCTCGCCGACGAGGCCACGCTGCCCGGCGTGGGCCGCAAGCTCGGGCAGTTGCGCCACGGCCTCGCCGGCGAAGTGGCCGACGGCATGTTGGTGCGCGTGTCGACGCTTGCCAGGCCGGGCGCCGAGATTTCGTACGCGGCGCAAGACCGCTTCCTGCACGATCTCGCGGGCGCGTTGCCCGCCGACGTGCGGCCACGCTACTTCGGGGTCTGAGCGCATGGCCGCCGTCTGGACCGACCACACGACGCACGGCACGCCGGGCGCCGCCTGGGGCCGCGCCGACGCGCCGGTGCCCGGCAGCCTGCCCGGTGCCGGCGTGAGCGACTCGACCGTCTACGCCGGCTTCCTGCTGCTGGCCGTGGTGATGCACCACTGGCTGCTGTGCCTGCTGCACAACAAGGGCATCAGCGTGTCGGTGGCACGCGTGGCGATGGCCGAGATGGTGATCTACATCGCCTGCGTGCCGCTGCTGCTGGCGCGGCTGTCGCTGCGCTCGCTGATCACGGTGTTCGCCGTGCTCGGGGCCTGCGGCCTCTTCGCGCTGCTGCGCGGCGGCTATTTCGATGCCAAGGCCGCACGCGACCTGATGATCCCGCTCGTCTTCTTCTGGGCCGGGCGCAGCTTCGGGCAGAACGGCCGCTCGCTCGACCGGCCGCTGCTGGCGATTGCCGCGGTGGTGGTGTTCATCGGCCTGGTGCAGGCGGTGATCCCCACGCTCTACAACAGCCTCTTCAACACCTTCAACTACTACGTGAGCCTGGGCGGCATCAACTCGGCCGCGGCCCAGGTGAGCGGCCAGGCCGTCACGCTCAACGGCATGCGACCCGAAGGCATCGGCCGCACGCTGCTGCCGCAGGTGCTGGGGGCGCAGCGGGTGTCTTCGGTGTTCCTGGAGCCGGTGTCGCTCGGCAACTTCGCGGTGATCCTGCTCGGCTGGGGCCTGGCCAAGCCGGGCGCGCAGTGGCGCACCTCGGCGTGGTTCATCGCCGCGGCGCTGGTGTGCATCGTGCTCGCCGATTCCCGCTTCGGCTTCTACATGACCGGCCTCCTGGTGCTGCTGCGCCTGGTGCTGCATGGCGGCGCGCACTTCATCGGCATCGTGTTCCCGGCGCTCGGTGCACTCCTGCTGCTGGCCCTCGCCACCTACATGCCGGGCGCCGGCGACAACCTCATCGGCCGCATGACGGTGAGCGGGCAGTTCCTGCTCGGCTTCGACCACCTGAGCCTGCTCGGCCTGCGCGACTTCGCCACCAACTTCGGCGACATGGGCTACGCCTATGTCTTCAGCCGCTTCAGCCTGATCGGCGCCGGGCTGATGTGGATCTGCTTTTACGCGCTGCCGCTGCACGACGAGACGGCGCGGCGCTTTCGCGCCTACATGGCCGCCTACATGACCTTGATCCTGTGCGTGAGCGGCACGTCGCTCTTCGCACTCAAGACGGCCGGCGTGATGTGGTTTGCGCTGGGGGCGCTGTCGATGCGCAAGCCTGAAGCCGAACAGGAGACCGAAATTGACATTCGCCTTGCATAGCGGAGGACCGACATGAGCTTGAAGGTGGTGCACGTGGTGCGCCAATACTTGCCGTCGCGCGGCGGGATGGAAGACGTGGTCTTCAACATCGCTCGCACGCAGCGCGACCTGCACGGCCAGTCGCCGCGCGTCATCACGCTCGATCGCGTGTTCCGCCAGCCCGAGGTGCTGCCGACCGACGAGGTGATCGAGGGCATCCCGGTGCACCGACTGGCCTACAGCGGCTCGGAGCGCTACCCGCTGTTCCCGTCGGTGCTGCACCACGTCAGCGACGCTGACGTGGTGCACGTGCATGGCATCGACTTCGCCTTCGACTACCTCTCGCTCACCCGCTTCGTGCACCGCAAGCCGCTGGTGGCCTGCACGCACGGTGGCTTCTTCCACACGAGTTTTGCGCAGCGGGCGAAGAAGATCTTCTTCCACTGCGTGACCCGCTGCACGGCGCGCGGCTACCACCGCATCCTCGCGAGCAGCGCCAACGACGGCGAGATGTTCAAGCAGGTGGTTCCGCAAGAGCGCATCCGCGTGATCGAGAACGGCGTGGACATCGACAAGTTCGCCGACGCCGCCTCGCGCACGCTCACCCAGACCATGATCTATGTGGGCCGCTGGACGGCGCACAAGGGCCTGGACCGCACGCTCGCGCTGCTGGCCATGCTGCGCCGCGCCGACCCGAACTGGCGGCTCATCATCGCCGGGCGCGAGTACGACGACATCAACCGCCACACGCTTGCGCAGATGGCCGAAGCGGCCGGCGTGACCGAGGCGGTGGTGCTGCTGCCCAACCCCGACAACGAGACGCTGCGCGCGGCGATCGGCCAGGCGAGCTACGGCGTGTGCCTGTCGAGCCACGAAGGCTTCGGCCTGGCGGCCATCGAGGCGATGAGCGCGGGGCTCGTGCCCATCCTGAGCGCCATCCCGCCCTTCGAGCGGCTGGCCGACGAGACGATGGTGCCGCTGATCGTGCCCGACGACACCGCCGAGGCCGCGGCCGCCGTGCAGGCCTTGCACCGGCGCGTGGCCGTGAGCCACAGCGTGCTGCGCGAACAGGCCCAGAAGATGGTGCAGCGCTACAGCTGGCGCAACGTGGTCGGCGCCTACGTCGAGGAGTACGAGCGCGCCGTGCAAGAAGCGAGGATGGCCGCATGAAGGTGCTGCTGGCAGCCCTCTCGCTGGTGCTGTGCGTCACCGGCGCCGCGGCGCAGACCGAGAAGGTGGGCACCTGCCTG
Protein-coding regions in this window:
- a CDS encoding polysaccharide biosynthesis tyrosine autokinase; this translates as MRIEARTEEPRFDASESIWGADADVVVTDRPIGSILTETKRLPAGQVDKVLEYQRRKGLRFGEAAVALKLITEDDVLYALSQQFHYPYAPHTRRDLSGELVAAMQPFSDQAEAFRALRSQLMMRMFMPGAAPRALAIVSPEKGDGKTFFAANLAIAMAQLGGRTLLIDANLRGPRIHQLFSIDEKAGLSGVLSGRVQANVIHQIADLNTLFVLPVGVAPPNPLELVERPAFSRLLSELLGKFDHVIVDTPASQRGSDAGVIAARCGAALVIARRHQSRLGALHQLVSRLKDSPAQLAGVVINEY
- the xrtB gene encoding exosortase B, with the protein product MSSLGHARHHPGALSSTWDEPPEFTARTASRAVAGVLLVGLLALYVPTMLRLIDQVWSTAEQGHGPLILALCAWMAWQRRARLAALPDTPNRWLGGPLLLASLAAYVLGHSQGILGLEAASQIGVLAALLLCFKGWAGVRVMALPLAFMAFTVPLPGIFVQTITMPLKVAVSACAEWLLHLVGYPVGRMGVVLVIGQYQLLVADACAGLNSMFTLEALGFLWMSLRPRSTAARDALLALVILPISFAANVVRVMVLVLVTYHFGDAAGQGFAHDFSGIVLFVAAVLMMIVAESVIRQPAAGRGPSAGPLPRRPAVPSGEGLS
- the epsI gene encoding exosortase-associated protein EpsI, B-type, with the protein product MPLLRAIWLLAAMLLAVGLAQALKPERLVADRLAPIDLKAQVPQEFSGWRIDPDTAPVLPDPTLQQRLDSVYDQTLARTYVNAQGERVMLTIAYGRDQKLSEATAVHRPEFCYGAQGFDIRGAGLSQVALPAGQVKVQRLVGRLGPRVEPISYWVTLADEATLPGVGRKLGQLRHGLAGEVADGMLVRVSTLARPGAEISYAAQDRFLHDLAGALPADVRPRYFGV
- a CDS encoding polysaccharide polymerase, encoding MAAVWTDHTTHGTPGAAWGRADAPVPGSLPGAGVSDSTVYAGFLLLAVVMHHWLLCLLHNKGISVSVARVAMAEMVIYIACVPLLLARLSLRSLITVFAVLGACGLFALLRGGYFDAKAARDLMIPLVFFWAGRSFGQNGRSLDRPLLAIAAVVVFIGLVQAVIPTLYNSLFNTFNYYVSLGGINSAAAQVSGQAVTLNGMRPEGIGRTLLPQVLGAQRVSSVFLEPVSLGNFAVILLGWGLAKPGAQWRTSAWFIAAALVCIVLADSRFGFYMTGLLVLLRLVLHGGAHFIGIVFPALGALLLLALATYMPGAGDNLIGRMTVSGQFLLGFDHLSLLGLRDFATNFGDMGYAYVFSRFSLIGAGLMWICFYALPLHDETARRFRAYMAAYMTLILCVSGTSLFALKTAGVMWFALGALSMRKPEAEQETEIDIRLA
- a CDS encoding glycosyltransferase family 4 protein, producing MSLKVVHVVRQYLPSRGGMEDVVFNIARTQRDLHGQSPRVITLDRVFRQPEVLPTDEVIEGIPVHRLAYSGSERYPLFPSVLHHVSDADVVHVHGIDFAFDYLSLTRFVHRKPLVACTHGGFFHTSFAQRAKKIFFHCVTRCTARGYHRILASSANDGEMFKQVVPQERIRVIENGVDIDKFADAASRTLTQTMIYVGRWTAHKGLDRTLALLAMLRRADPNWRLIIAGREYDDINRHTLAQMAEAAGVTEAVVLLPNPDNETLRAAIGQASYGVCLSSHEGFGLAAIEAMSAGLVPILSAIPPFERLADETMVPLIVPDDTAEAAAAVQALHRRVAVSHSVLREQAQKMVQRYSWRNVVGAYVEEYERAVQEARMAA